One Molothrus ater isolate BHLD 08-10-18 breed brown headed cowbird chromosome 4, BPBGC_Mater_1.1, whole genome shotgun sequence genomic window carries:
- the THAP9 gene encoding DNA transposase THAP9, giving the protein MTRSCSALGCTARDTGRSRERGISFHQFPVDAAQRREWIRAVNRVDPRSRRAWRPGPGAILCSRHFAEGDFERYGLRRKLRRGAVPSRFLPSEPPGAGRRRSGTPGRALKQPLPSPPAGDHNYSLQGQRAAEPPPPGAPRHQQQPPAAAGRCGPAPRRRSVPSILRELAEKRQLSEEIVSLLQAQFSDLPRELHSWRQMADYSPEMRQFACLLHLYHIKAYDYLRNILPLPHPYSLTNWLSSNEAAAGFSSDIFLRLQEKVERGDQACRCCAVLVQDVSLQKQQEWDPWSKKLSGFADLGAGILDADEAPLASEAIVLMAVGISSPWTAPLGYFLVNSTSGPFLAQLLRQAIHKLNSVGVVVLAVTSGASARGAETARALGIRIDPKRIRCTFQHPPGSAHSIVYFFDVPHALLLIRNALQCFQKVEWLGDTMWWQHVVELAALGEQKVLEPCSAESGRAGSKGSYHLKVNLATLLFSKGVAEALEHLQKLGLASFQSCSGTAKFVRLMSSLCDVFYGRGPYGKEPLLAGNYTKISNLFDEARSCFVNLTDSVGRYIIKSKRKLGFLSLLLNAESLKWLCSNHTCLKGTPSQHLHTHAFSLDPLEQFLRALQQACGSSGSPTCAVFQAAYHKLLASYSLAPGSPPSSGNASPWDVSLSQRRAVTLGSIRAQYHPAPGRPLAPEYPYSAGLLLPSSALSNALTDLSLYAQSLTCTAGWVAEQLALDLQCEPCLASLFEADESRLRCRSVLYIKKLGGVSLPSASVHHITSISEQVLNQYGKVGSANNNTKLWHLCLEQKVFQELLGESPLFPTLTKHLFEGELSINNHYTVLVKEITRCYLNIRTHPTQHLNLKYPCGRHELKALKGKHLFPSPLGSCQSSLTHTWSY; this is encoded by the exons atGACGCGGAGCTGCTCCGCGCTGGGCTGCACTGCGCGCGACACCGGGCGGAGCCGCGAGCGCGGCATCTCCTTCCACCA GTTCCCGGTGGACGCCGCGCAGCGCCGCGAGTGGATCCGCGCCGTGAACCGCGTGGACCCGCGCAGCCGCCGGGCGTGGCGACCCGGCCCCGGCGCCATCCTCTGCTCCCGACACTTCGCCGAAGGGGACTTCGAGCGCTACGGGCTGCGGCGGAAGCTGCGGCGCGGGGCCGTGCCCTCCCGCTTCCTCCCCTCG GAGCCGCCGGGCGCCGGCCGCAGGAGGAGCGGGACCCCCGGGCGGGCGCTGAAGCAGCCGCTGCCCAGCCCGCCCGCCGGGGACCACAActacagcctgcagggacagcgcGCCgccgagccgccgccgccgggcgcCCCGCggcaccagcagcagccgccgGCGGCCGCCGGGAGAtgcggccccgcgccccggcgCAGGAGCGTGCCGAGCATCCTCAGGGAGCTGGCGGAAAAGCGGCAGCTTTCTGAGGAAATCGTGAGTTTGCTGCAGGCGCAGTTTTCAG ATTTGCCTCGAGAGTTGCACAGCTGGAGGCAGATGGCAGACTACTCACCAGAAATGAGGCAATTTGCCTGTCTTCTCCATCTCTACCACATTAAGGCCTATGATTACCTACGGAATAttcttcctctccctcatcCTTACAGCCTGACAAA ctggCTGTCTAGTAATGAGGCTGCTGCGGGCTTCAGCAGTGACATTTTTCTCCGGCTTCAGGAAAAGGTGGAGAGAGGGGACCAGGCCTGCCGCTGCTGCGCCGTGCTGGTACAGGACGTGtccctgcagaagcagcaggagtggGACCCATGGAGCAAGAAGCTGTCGGGCTTTGCTGACTTGGGAGCAGGCATCCTTGATGCTGATGAAGCTCCGCTGGCATCAGAAGCGATAGTCCTCATGGCAGTCGGCATCTCCAGCCCTTGGACAGCTCCCCTGGGCTATTTCTTGGTGAACAGCACATCTGGCCCCTTCCTTGCTCAGCTCCTCCGTCAGGCCATCCATAAGCTGAACAGCGTTGGGGTCGTGGTTCTGGCTGTGACATCTGGGGCCTCTGCTCGTGGTGCTGAGACTGCCAGAGCTTTGGGCATCAGGATAGATCCCAAAAGGATTCGGTGCACTTTCCAGCATCCACCTGGTTCTGCTCACAGCATCGTGTACTTCTTTGATGTTCCTCATGCCCTCCTGCTGATAAGGAATGCTCTGCAGTGCTTCCAGAAGGTCGAGTGGCTCGGTGACACCATGTGGTGGCAGCATGTGGTGGAGCTGGCAGCTTTGGGTGAGCAGAAGGTGTTGGAGCCGTGCAGTGCTGagtcaggcagggctgggagtaAAGGGAGTTACCACCTGAAGGTCAACCTTGCCACCCTGCTGTTCAGCAAGGGTGttgctgaggcactggagcacCTCCAGAAGCTGGGCCTTGCCtcatttcagagctgcagcGGGACTGCCAAGTTTGTGCGTCTGATGAGCTCTCTGTGTGATGTATTTTATGGCAGAGGTCCCTATGGAAAGGAGCCTTTGCTAGCTGGGAATTACACCAAAATAAGCAACCTTTTCGATgaggccaggagctgctttgtcAACTTAACAGACTCTGTGGGGAGATACATTATTAAGAGCAAACGCAAACTGGGATTTCTGAGCTTGTTGCTCAATGCTGAAAGCCTCAAGTGGCTTTGCTCCAACCACACATGTCTAAAAGGCACTCCTTCCCAGCACCTCCACACACATGCCTTCAGCCTGGACCCTCTGGAGCAGTTTCTCAGGGCCCTCCAGCAAGcctgtggcagcagtggcagccccACCTGTGCTGTGTTCCAGGCTGCTTACCACAAACTGCTGGCCAGCTACAGCCTGGCCCCCGGCTCACCACCCAGCAGCGGCAATGCCAGCCCCTGGGATGTATCCCTGTCTCAGAGGAGAGCTGTGACTCTGGGCAGCATTCGTGCCCAGTatcacccagctcctgggaggcCTCTGGCCCCAGAGTACCCCTACAGTGCAGGCCTGCttttgcccagctctgccctgagcaaTGCACTGACAGATCTGTCACTGTACGCACAGAGCCTCAcctgcacagctggctgggTGGCCGAGCAGCTGGCCTTGGACTTGCAGTGTGAGCCTTGTCTTGCCTCTCTGTTTGAGGCAGATGAGAGCAGGCTAAGATGTAGGTCAGTGCTCTACATAAAAAAGTTAGGTGGTGTGAGCCTGCCCTCGGCCAGTGTGCACCACATAACAAGCATTTCAGAGCAAGTTCTAAACCAGTATGGCAAAGTAGGAAGTGCCAACAACAATACCAAGCTGTGGCATTTGTGTCTAGAACAGAAAGTCTTCCAGGAGCTTCTGGGAGAAAGCCCCCTCTTTCCCACCCTcacaaagcatttatttgagGGGGAGCTGAGCATCAACAACCACTACACAGTCTTAGTAAAGGAAATAACACGGTGTTACTTAAACATAAGAACACACCCCACCCAACACCTGAATTTGAAATACCCTTGTGGAAGGCATGAATTGAAGGCACTGAAGGGAAAGCATTTGTTTCCATCACCACTGGGTAGCTGTCAGTCAAGCTTAACCCACACATGGTCTTACTGA